The following proteins are co-located in the Apium graveolens cultivar Ventura chromosome 5, ASM990537v1, whole genome shotgun sequence genome:
- the LOC141724556 gene encoding protein Brevis radix-like 4 gives MLTCMPRSKQPNATTGHDGDLSPDDQQIKFSDRIPPIHPNTKLQHSSRTITSQIKDMALKASGAYRNCTPCTGPVTQAQRQKSYSDSDSGSDKFRWSYRRTGSSNSSAGSGKVWGKEMEARLKGISSGEATPASTLFSASGRRVEPVVLVEENEPKEWVAQVEPGVLITFVSLPRGGNHLKRIRFSREIFNKWQAQKWWAENYDKVMELYNVQRLNKQAFPLPTPPRSEDDHNLKIDSVQGSPVTPPLNKERLPRTLYRPMGMGYSSSDSFEHHPMHSRHNNDSCGLTATPKLSSISGTKTETSSMDASIRTSSSRDADCSGDLSISNASDLETEWVEQDEPGVYITIRALAGGARELRRVRFSREKFGEMHARLWWEENRSRIHKQYL, from the exons ATGTTGACGTGCATGCCTCGCTCAAAGCAACCGAATGCAACAACTGGACATGATGGTGATTTGTCTCCTGACGATCAGCAGATTAAATTCTCCGATCGAATTCCGCCTATTCATCCTAACACTAAACTACAACACTCTAGCAGAACTATCACTTCTCAG ATCAAGGATATGGCGTTGAAAGCATCAGGCGCTTATAGGAACTGTACACCGTGTACTGGTCCAGTGACTCAGGCTCAACGGCAGAAAAGTTATAGCGATTCAGACTCGGGATCCGACAAGTTCCGGTGGTCATATCGTCGTACAGGGAGCTCGAATTCGAGTGCGGGTAGCGGGAAGGTGTGGGGGAAGGAAATGGAGGCGAGACTCAAGGGAATTTCGAGTGGAGAGGCAACTCCTGCATCAACTCTGTTCTCGGCGAGTGGACGCCGTGTTGAACCGGTGGTGTTGGTAGAGGAAAATGAGCCTAAAGAGTGGGTTGCTCAAGTGGAACCCGGCGTTCTCATTACTTTTGTCTCCCTTCCACGTGGCGGTAATCACCTTAAACGTATTCGGTTCAG tcgagaaatctttaacaaatgGCAAGCTCAAAAGTGGTGGGCAGAGAATTATGATAAAGTAATGGAGCTTTACAATGTTCAAAGGTTAAACAAGCAAGCATTCCCCCTTCCAACCCCTCCAAGATCCGAAGATGATCAT AATTTGAAAATTGACTCCGTTCAAGGCAGCCCCGTTACCCCACCATTGAATAAAGAACGGTTACCTCGTACCCTATATCGTCCAATGGGAATGGGGTACTCATCCTCAGATTCCTTTGAACACCATCCTATGCACTCACGCCATAACAATGACTCGTGTGGGCTTACTGCAACTCCAAAGCTCTCCAGCATTAGTGGCACAAAAACAGAAACATCATCAATGGATGCCTCTATAAGGACTAGCTCATCAAGAGATGCAGATTGCTCAGGAGATTTATCTATCAGCAATGCCAGTGATCTCGAGACTGAATGGGTTGAGCAGGATGAACCGGGTGTTTATATTACAATCAGAGCCTTAGCAGGTGGTGCAAGGGAGCTCAGACGTGTCAGATTCAG CCGAGAAAAGTTTGGGGAGATGCATGCTAGACTATGGTGGGAGGAAAACCGATCTAGGATACACAAGCAGTATTTATGA
- the LOC141660424 gene encoding protein BIG GRAIN 1-like B, with amino-acid sequence MSGYPPRRKLPSFSSSLLDSIYRSIDEPECNEELYRTKQEVDHQVEVVPSLRPAIMIEKWMEDGRSKNEISSKHTFKNLNGSNSSDSSCCGTMFSSSDNESATRSRQKSSFSHIMQTPKREMKFITTTKSRALQIYSELKKVKQPISPGGRIASILNSIFSSKTMKKSKFNEDVGSVTKSRSLHETTNTSASSFSRTCLRKTPSSKCKMNSNGMRRAVRFSPVSVNIVDEDCERETVYKDDPTIVSFPIVRNLDKKIYNAANGDVINYGGIVHKNDHRDCEDDIASCSSSDLFELDNIGAAGIGLYAEELPVYGTTNLKTNKAIAKGYVF; translated from the coding sequence ATGTCGGGATATCCACCACGACGAAAATTGCCTTCATTTTCCTCGTCTCTTCTCGACTCGATCTACAGATCGATAGATGAGCCTGAGTGCAATGAGGAATTGTATAGAACGAAGCAAGAGGTGGATCATCAAGTGGAGGTGGTTCCAAGTCTTCGTCCAGCAATCATGATTGAAAAATGGATGGAAGATGGTAGGAGTAAGAATGAAATTTCTAGTAAACACACTTTCAAAAATTTGAATGGCTCCAATTCTTCAGATTCCAGCTGCTGTGGCACCATGTTTTCGTCGTCTGATAATGAGTCGGCGACAAGATCAAGGCAAAAATCGTCGTTTTCTCATATAATGCAGACGCCAAAGCGCGAAATGAAGTTCATTACGACAACAAAATCTAGAGCATTGCAAATTTATAGTGAACTGAAGAAGGTGAAACAACCGATTTCACCTGGTGGTCGAATTGCTAGCATTTTGAATTCTATTTTCAGCTCGAAAACCATGAAAAAATCGAAGTTCAATGAAGATGTAGGCTCGGTAACAAAATCAAGATCGCTTCATGAAACTACAAATACATCAGCTTCTTCATTTTCAAGAACTTGCTTGAGAAAAACACCATCTTCCAAATGTAAGATGAATAGCAATGGCATGAGAAGGGCTGTGAGATTTAGCCCTGTAAGTGTGAATATTGTTGATGAAGATTGTGAACGCGAGACTGTTTACAAAGATGATCCTACCATCGTGTCTTTTCCAATTGTTAGGAATCTGGACAAGAAAATTTACAATGCAGCAAACGGAGATGTTATTAACTACGGAGGAATCGTACATAAGAATGATCACAGAGATTGTGAAGATGATATAGCAAGCTGTTCAAGCTCTGATCTGTTTGAGCTTGATAACATTGGGGCAGCCGGCATTGGACTTTATGCAGAGGAGCTGCCGGTTTATGGGACTACTAATCTCAAAACTAACAAGGCCATTGCAAAGGGTTATGTTTTCTAG